In Aeromicrobium marinum DSM 15272, one genomic interval encodes:
- a CDS encoding glutamate synthase subunit beta — MADPRGFITTPRQVAERRPVEERVNDWKEVYPGGAGKALLPIISEQAGRCMDCGIPFCHSGCPLGNLIPEWNDLVWRDDWDDAIQALHRTNNFPEFTGRLCPAPCETACVVGINRDAVTIKNVEVSIIDRAWESGSVRPEPPEFLTGKTVAVIGSGPAGLAVAQQLTRAGHTVAVYERDDKPGGLLRYGIPEFKMEKIQVDRRITQMRREGTVFRTGVQVGETLTGSQLRDRYDAVVLAVGATVRRDLPAPGRELGGLHQAMDFLPQANRAALGEDPTTDGSEQILATGKDVIIIGGGDTGADCLGTSIRQKARSITSLEIMPQPGEGRPENQPWPTYPMLYRVASAHEEGGDRKYAVSTKEFVGDDDGNVSGLRIVQVEMKDGSFVEVEGTEEVIPAQLVLFAMGFTGPETEGLVDQLGVELDERGNVKRDLDYMSSVPGVFVAGDCGRGQSLIVWAIAEGRGAAAGVDRYLTGSTTLPVPIPPTARPLTV, encoded by the coding sequence GTGGCTGATCCCCGCGGATTCATCACGACGCCCCGTCAGGTCGCCGAACGGCGTCCCGTCGAGGAGCGGGTCAACGACTGGAAAGAGGTCTACCCGGGAGGTGCGGGCAAGGCCCTGCTCCCGATCATCAGCGAGCAGGCGGGGCGGTGCATGGACTGCGGCATCCCGTTCTGCCACTCGGGGTGCCCGCTGGGCAACCTCATCCCGGAGTGGAACGACCTCGTCTGGCGCGACGACTGGGACGACGCGATCCAGGCGTTGCACCGCACCAACAACTTCCCGGAGTTCACCGGCCGGCTCTGCCCGGCCCCGTGCGAGACGGCCTGCGTCGTGGGGATCAACCGCGACGCGGTGACCATCAAGAACGTCGAGGTCTCGATCATCGACCGGGCCTGGGAGTCCGGGTCGGTCCGTCCCGAGCCGCCGGAGTTCCTGACCGGCAAGACGGTCGCGGTGATCGGGTCGGGGCCCGCCGGACTCGCGGTGGCCCAGCAGCTCACGCGGGCCGGCCACACCGTCGCGGTGTACGAGCGCGACGACAAGCCCGGGGGCCTGCTGCGGTACGGCATCCCGGAGTTCAAGATGGAGAAGATCCAGGTCGACCGCCGCATCACGCAGATGCGGCGTGAGGGCACGGTGTTCCGCACGGGGGTGCAGGTCGGCGAGACCCTGACCGGCTCGCAGCTGCGCGACCGGTACGACGCCGTGGTGCTGGCCGTCGGAGCGACCGTGCGTCGCGACCTCCCGGCCCCCGGCCGCGAGCTCGGCGGACTGCACCAGGCGATGGACTTCCTGCCGCAGGCCAACCGCGCCGCCCTGGGCGAGGACCCGACGACCGACGGGTCGGAGCAGATCCTCGCGACCGGCAAGGACGTCATCATCATCGGCGGCGGCGACACCGGCGCCGACTGTCTCGGCACGTCGATCCGGCAGAAGGCCCGGTCGATCACGAGCCTGGAGATCATGCCGCAGCCCGGGGAGGGCCGGCCCGAGAACCAGCCGTGGCCCACCTACCCGATGCTGTACCGCGTCGCATCGGCCCACGAGGAGGGCGGCGACCGCAAGTACGCCGTGTCCACCAAGGAGTTCGTGGGTGACGACGACGGCAACGTCAGCGGTCTGCGCATCGTCCAGGTGGAGATGAAGGACGGGTCGTTCGTCGAGGTCGAGGGCACCGAGGAGGTCATCCCGGCGCAGCTGGTGCTGTTCGCGATGGGCTTCACCGGCCCCGAGACCGAGGGTCTGGTCGACCAGCTCGGCGTCGAGCTCGACGAGCGCGGCAACGTCAAGCGCGACCTCGACTACATGTCCAGCGTCCCGGGGGTCTTCGTCGCCGGCGACTGCGGTCGCGGTCAGTCCCTGATCGTGTGGGCGATCGCCGAGGGTCGGGGTGCTGCCGCCGGTGTCGACCGGTACCTCACGGGTTCGACCACGCTGCCGGTGCCGATCCCGCCCACGGCTCGCCCGCTCACCGTCTGA
- the pyk gene encoding pyruvate kinase — MRRAKIVCTLGPAVASAERILQLAEAGMDVARLNMSHGDQSDHRQSLAHVRAAAERTGKAIAVLADLQGPKIRLGRFADGPVQLGVGDRFTITVDDVAGDATRCSTTYKGLPGDVSPGDEILIDDGRVRLRALEVTSTDVLTMCETAGLLSNNKGVNLPGVAVSVPAMSEKDIDDLRFALREGVDLVALSFVRSARDAEDVRRIMREEGIHRPIIAKIEKPQAIDNLDDIVDAFDGFMVARGDLGVELPLEDVPIVQKLIVEKARRNAKPVIVATQMLESMITAPRPTRAEASDVANAVLDGADAVMLSGETSVGEYPLQTVRTMARIVESTEDHGLPRMAAYTWVAKTRTGIVCKAASQVAEAIDAQYVVAFTTTGGSARRMARYRSPIPVLAFTPHEEVRRQLALTWGVETFLVPEVRHTDEMVMQVDRALLEAARCGEGEEVVIVAGAPPGIPGSTNALRIHRMGDAINLVVPAYGDLQPE; from the coding sequence GTGCGGAGAGCCAAGATCGTGTGCACCCTGGGACCAGCCGTCGCGTCGGCCGAACGCATCCTCCAGCTCGCCGAGGCGGGGATGGACGTCGCCCGGCTCAACATGAGCCACGGCGACCAGTCCGACCACCGCCAGAGCCTCGCCCACGTGCGGGCGGCGGCGGAGAGGACCGGCAAGGCGATCGCGGTCCTGGCGGACCTGCAGGGTCCCAAGATCCGGCTCGGCCGGTTCGCCGACGGGCCCGTGCAGCTCGGGGTCGGCGACCGGTTCACCATCACCGTCGACGACGTCGCCGGTGACGCCACCCGGTGCTCCACCACCTACAAGGGGCTGCCGGGTGACGTGTCCCCGGGTGACGAGATCCTCATCGACGACGGGCGCGTGAGGCTGCGGGCGCTCGAGGTCACCTCCACGGACGTGCTCACCATGTGCGAGACGGCCGGCCTGCTCAGCAACAACAAGGGCGTCAACCTTCCCGGTGTGGCCGTCAGCGTGCCGGCGATGAGCGAGAAGGACATCGACGACCTGCGGTTCGCGCTGCGTGAAGGGGTCGACCTGGTGGCGCTGTCGTTCGTGCGCAGCGCCCGTGATGCCGAGGACGTCCGTCGCATCATGCGCGAGGAGGGCATCCACCGGCCGATCATCGCCAAGATCGAGAAGCCGCAGGCGATCGACAACCTCGACGACATCGTCGACGCGTTCGACGGCTTCATGGTCGCCCGCGGCGACCTGGGCGTCGAGCTGCCGCTCGAGGACGTCCCCATCGTGCAGAAGCTGATCGTCGAGAAGGCCCGGCGCAACGCCAAGCCGGTCATCGTGGCCACCCAGATGCTGGAGTCGATGATCACGGCACCGCGCCCGACCCGCGCGGAGGCCTCCGACGTCGCGAACGCCGTGCTCGACGGCGCCGACGCGGTGATGCTGTCGGGCGAGACCAGCGTCGGTGAGTACCCCTTGCAGACGGTGCGGACGATGGCGCGCATCGTGGAGTCCACCGAGGACCACGGGCTCCCGCGCATGGCGGCCTACACGTGGGTGGCCAAGACCCGCACCGGCATCGTCTGCAAGGCCGCCTCCCAGGTCGCGGAGGCGATCGACGCGCAGTACGTCGTCGCCTTCACCACCACGGGCGGCTCGGCCCGGCGCATGGCGCGGTACCGCTCGCCCATCCCCGTGCTGGCCTTCACGCCCCACGAGGAGGTCCGGCGGCAGCTGGCCCTGACCTGGGGTGTCGAGACGTTCCTCGTGCCGGAGGTCCGGCACACCGACGAGATGGTCATGCAGGTCGACCGGGCCCTGCTCGAGGCCGCACGGTGCGGTGAGGGCGAGGAGGTCGTCATCGTGGCCGGGGCACCCCCCGGCATCCCGGGTTCGACCAACGCGCTGCGGATCCACCGGATGGGCGATGCGATCAACCTGGTGGTCCCTGCCTACGGGGACCTGCAGCCCGAGTAG
- a CDS encoding ANTAR domain-containing response regulator, with protein MPSDEQTMTPPGAPRVVVAEDEALIRLDLVEMLRDEGYDVVGEAGDGERAVALTAELLPDVVLMDITMPRLDGIEAAAQIAGRRLAPVVLLTAFSQRELVDRAREAGAMAYLVKPFQQSDLPPAIEMARSRFAEITALAGEVDDLTEQLAARKAVERAKSLLQESFGISEAESFRWIQKAAMDLRLSMREVAEQVIDKGTDIARG; from the coding sequence GTGCCTTCCGACGAGCAGACGATGACCCCGCCCGGCGCACCGCGGGTCGTGGTGGCCGAGGACGAGGCCCTGATCCGTCTCGACCTGGTCGAGATGCTGCGCGACGAGGGGTACGACGTCGTCGGCGAGGCCGGCGACGGGGAGCGGGCCGTCGCGCTCACCGCGGAGCTGCTGCCCGACGTCGTGCTGATGGACATCACGATGCCGCGCCTGGACGGTATCGAGGCAGCGGCACAGATCGCCGGTCGCCGGCTCGCCCCGGTCGTGCTGCTGACCGCCTTCAGCCAGCGCGAGCTCGTCGACCGGGCGCGTGAGGCCGGGGCGATGGCCTACCTGGTGAAGCCGTTCCAGCAGTCCGACCTCCCGCCGGCGATCGAGATGGCCAGGAGCCGGTTCGCCGAGATCACGGCGCTGGCTGGCGAGGTCGACGACCTCACCGAGCAGCTCGCCGCCCGCAAGGCGGTGGAGCGGGCCAAGTCGCTGCTGCAGGAGTCGTTCGGCATCTCCGAGGCGGAGTCGTTCCGGTGGATCCAGAAGGCGGCCATGGACCTGCGACTGTCGATGCGCGAGGTCGCCGAGCAGGTCATCGACAAGGGCACCGACATCGCCCGTGGCTGA
- a CDS encoding ABC transporter substrate-binding protein — MKRSTTTMRLAAVAAASALVLAACGSDSDDDAGSDDSSAASTADGVLTVGTLLPQTGSLSFLGPPEFAGVDLAVEEINAAGGVLGEDVVHVRGDSGDADSGIAPAETDQLLDAGSDVIVGAASSGVSLTVIDKIMSAGAIMFSPANTSTAFDEGDFAEPDLYFRTAPSDILQGAVLSNLLIQDGRQNIAILARQDAYGETLAEEIGKGVEAAGSTVATTTFYGETAQSFDSQVAEIANSSPDAVVLVAFEETTTIVPQLIQAGVGPQDVPTYFVDGNTAGYGAGDSATLPDGTLEGTKGTIPGAEAAGDFQDRLLGVDPSLTNFSYAGESYDAVIVTALAAIAADSDAGRDVAEEIVEVTTGGEKCTTFADCVELLEAGEDIDYDGVSGPIELGDTGSPTAASIGIYQYDALNKISAIDYIAGNI, encoded by the coding sequence ATGAAGCGCAGCACCACGACGATGCGTCTGGCCGCTGTCGCCGCCGCGAGTGCCCTGGTACTCGCCGCGTGCGGCAGTGACTCCGACGACGACGCCGGCAGCGACGACAGCTCGGCCGCGTCGACGGCCGACGGCGTCCTGACCGTCGGAACCCTCCTGCCGCAGACCGGCAGCCTGTCGTTCCTCGGCCCGCCGGAGTTCGCGGGTGTCGACCTCGCGGTCGAGGAGATCAACGCCGCCGGCGGCGTGCTCGGTGAGGACGTCGTGCACGTGCGCGGCGACTCCGGCGACGCCGACTCCGGCATCGCCCCGGCCGAGACCGACCAGCTCCTCGACGCCGGATCCGACGTCATCGTCGGTGCCGCGTCCTCGGGCGTCTCGCTGACGGTCATCGACAAGATCATGTCGGCCGGAGCCATCATGTTCAGCCCGGCCAACACGTCGACGGCGTTCGACGAGGGCGACTTCGCCGAGCCGGACCTGTACTTCCGCACGGCTCCGTCGGACATCCTGCAGGGTGCCGTGCTGTCGAACCTGCTGATCCAGGACGGCCGTCAGAACATCGCCATCCTGGCCCGCCAGGACGCCTACGGCGAGACGCTCGCCGAGGAGATCGGCAAGGGCGTCGAGGCGGCCGGCAGCACCGTGGCCACCACGACGTTCTACGGCGAGACGGCGCAGTCGTTCGACTCGCAGGTCGCCGAGATCGCGAACTCCTCGCCCGACGCGGTCGTGCTGGTCGCCTTCGAGGAGACCACCACGATCGTCCCGCAGCTGATCCAGGCCGGCGTCGGCCCGCAGGACGTGCCCACCTACTTCGTGGACGGCAACACCGCCGGCTACGGAGCCGGTGACTCCGCGACCCTGCCCGACGGCACGCTCGAGGGCACCAAGGGCACCATCCCCGGTGCCGAGGCGGCCGGTGACTTCCAGGACCGTCTGCTCGGGGTCGATCCGTCGCTGACGAACTTCTCGTACGCCGGTGAGTCCTACGACGCGGTCATCGTGACGGCCCTCGCGGCCATCGCGGCCGACAGCGACGCGGGTCGCGACGTCGCCGAGGAGATCGTCGAGGTCACGACCGGTGGCGAGAAGTGCACCACGTTCGCCGACTGCGTCGAGCTGCTCGAGGCCGGTGAGGACATCGACTACGACGGTGTCTCCGGTCCGATCGAGCTCGGTGACACCGGTAGCCCGACCGCTGCGTCGATCGGCATCTACCAGTACGACGCGCTGAACAAGATCTCCGCGATCGACTACATCGCGGGCAACATCTGA
- a CDS encoding ABC transporter ATP-binding protein has product MADDTSTQSAELQGERDKHAAGADGAVLRADNLIAGYLPGVNILNGADLYCQPGELVGIIGPNGAGKSTLLKALFGLVTVHSGTVTLKGRDITNLRADQLVSAGIGFVPQTNNVFPSLTIEENLEMGCYQEPKKYTERFAFVTDIFPRLGERRKQRAGSLSGGERQMVAMGRALMMDPSVLLLDEPSAGLSPVLQDEVFVQTRNINKAGVSVVMVEQNARRCLQICDRGYVLDQGRNAYSGTGRSLANDPKVIALYLGTLGQKAAED; this is encoded by the coding sequence GTGGCTGACGACACCAGCACCCAGTCCGCCGAGCTGCAGGGCGAGCGTGACAAGCACGCCGCCGGCGCCGACGGCGCGGTCCTGCGGGCCGACAACCTGATCGCCGGGTACCTGCCGGGGGTGAACATCCTCAACGGCGCCGACCTGTACTGCCAGCCCGGAGAGCTGGTCGGCATCATCGGCCCCAACGGCGCGGGCAAGTCGACGCTGCTGAAGGCCCTGTTCGGTCTCGTGACGGTGCACAGCGGCACCGTCACGCTCAAGGGCCGCGACATCACCAACCTGCGGGCCGACCAGCTCGTGTCGGCCGGGATCGGCTTCGTGCCGCAGACCAACAACGTGTTCCCGAGCCTGACCATCGAGGAGAACCTCGAGATGGGCTGCTACCAGGAGCCCAAGAAGTACACCGAGCGGTTCGCCTTCGTGACCGACATCTTCCCCCGGCTCGGCGAGCGCCGCAAGCAGCGAGCCGGCTCGCTGTCGGGCGGCGAACGTCAGATGGTGGCGATGGGCCGGGCCCTCATGATGGATCCGTCCGTGCTGCTGCTCGACGAGCCGTCGGCCGGCCTCTCCCCCGTCCTGCAGGACGAGGTGTTCGTGCAGACCCGCAACATCAACAAGGCCGGCGTCTCGGTGGTCATGGTCGAGCAGAACGCCCGCCGCTGCCTGCAGATCTGCGACCGCGGCTACGTGCTCGACCAGGGTCGCAACGCCTACTCCGGCACCGGCCGGTCGCTGGCGAACGACCCGAAGGTCATCGCCCTCTACCTCGGCACCCTCGGCCAGAAGGCCGCGGAGGACTGA
- a CDS encoding ABC transporter ATP-binding protein, with amino-acid sequence MPADTTPGAAAATASLAGIQNVPGVPKPDPILVGSSISRSFGGLKAVDVEHLEVQRGVITALIGPNGAGKTTLFNLLTGFDVPDSGQWQLNGKPLHKVPAYKVARRGMVRTFQLTKVLSKLTVMENMRLGATGQRGEKFWSAPFRSLWKTQEDEITTRAEDLLTRFKLDAKSEDFAGSLSGGQRKLLEMARALMVDPELIMLDEPMAGVNPALKQSLLGHVKSLRDEGRTVLFVEHDMDMVRDISDWVVVMAQGTIVAEGTPQQVMADQAVIDAYLGTHHDTDISEADETEVEAAADAELDQEADRG; translated from the coding sequence ATGCCCGCTGACACCACACCCGGGGCCGCTGCCGCCACCGCCTCGCTCGCGGGGATCCAGAACGTCCCCGGTGTCCCGAAGCCCGACCCGATCCTCGTCGGGTCCTCGATCTCGCGCTCGTTCGGTGGCCTGAAGGCCGTCGACGTCGAGCACCTCGAGGTGCAACGAGGCGTCATCACCGCTCTCATCGGACCCAACGGCGCCGGCAAGACCACGCTGTTCAACCTGCTGACGGGCTTCGACGTCCCCGACTCCGGGCAGTGGCAGCTCAACGGCAAGCCGTTGCACAAGGTGCCGGCGTACAAGGTGGCCCGCCGCGGCATGGTGCGCACCTTCCAGCTCACCAAGGTGCTCTCCAAGCTGACCGTCATGGAGAACATGCGCCTCGGCGCCACCGGGCAGCGGGGCGAGAAGTTCTGGTCCGCCCCCTTCCGCAGTCTCTGGAAGACCCAGGAGGACGAGATCACGACCCGGGCCGAGGACCTCCTGACCCGGTTCAAGCTCGACGCCAAGAGCGAGGACTTCGCCGGGTCGTTGTCCGGCGGCCAGCGCAAGCTGCTGGAGATGGCGCGCGCGCTGATGGTCGATCCTGAGCTCATCATGCTCGACGAGCCGATGGCCGGGGTGAACCCGGCGCTCAAGCAGTCGCTGCTCGGGCACGTCAAGTCCCTGCGGGACGAGGGGCGCACGGTGCTGTTCGTCGAGCACGACATGGACATGGTCCGCGACATCTCCGACTGGGTCGTCGTCATGGCCCAGGGCACGATCGTCGCCGAGGGCACCCCGCAACAGGTGATGGCCGACCAGGCCGTCATCGACGCGTACCTCGGCACGCACCACGACACCGACATCAGCGAGGCGGACGAGACCGAGGTCGAGGCCGCCGCCGACGCCGAGCTCGACCAGGAGGCCGACCGTGGCTGA
- a CDS encoding branched-chain amino acid ABC transporter permease — MDFGSILNAALSSALGPDAIVFALAAIGLNIHFGYTGLLNFGQAGFMAVGAYGLAVSVVTFDIPFWWAMCIAMLAPVLLALVLGVPTLRLRADYLAIATIATAEILRLVFGSVEMSDTLGGSNGLTGYASTFQDLNPYTTGLDLGIVSFRRGDLWSLTVGWILVALSCLLVWLLMRSPWGRLLRSIREDEDAVRSLGKNVFAYKMQALVLGGVFGGMAGIFLALKQASVIPTGFSTNVTFFAYTALLIGGAARVLGPVIGSIIFWFLMAGIGAFFSQATSGLDPLIPDFLMTNTQASLVRLVLVGLGLMLLMIYRPQGIFGDRKELAIDAR; from the coding sequence ATGGACTTCGGATCGATTCTCAACGCCGCCCTCTCGTCGGCCCTCGGGCCGGACGCGATCGTGTTCGCCCTCGCCGCGATCGGCCTCAACATCCACTTCGGCTACACCGGACTGCTGAACTTCGGCCAAGCCGGGTTCATGGCGGTCGGCGCCTACGGTCTGGCCGTCAGCGTCGTCACCTTCGACATCCCGTTCTGGTGGGCGATGTGCATCGCGATGCTCGCCCCGGTGCTGCTGGCCCTCGTGCTCGGCGTGCCGACCCTGCGCCTGCGGGCCGACTACCTCGCCATCGCGACGATCGCCACCGCCGAGATCCTCCGGCTGGTCTTCGGGTCGGTCGAGATGAGCGACACCCTCGGCGGCTCGAACGGCCTCACGGGGTACGCCAGCACCTTCCAGGACCTCAATCCGTACACGACGGGGCTGGACCTCGGCATCGTGTCGTTCCGGCGTGGTGACCTGTGGTCCCTCACCGTCGGGTGGATCCTGGTCGCCCTGTCGTGCCTGCTGGTCTGGTTGCTGATGCGCAGCCCGTGGGGCCGGCTGCTGCGGTCGATCCGTGAGGACGAGGACGCCGTCCGCTCGCTGGGCAAGAACGTCTTCGCGTACAAGATGCAGGCGCTCGTGCTCGGCGGCGTCTTCGGCGGCATGGCCGGCATCTTCCTGGCCCTCAAGCAGGCGTCGGTGATCCCCACCGGGTTCTCGACCAACGTGACGTTCTTCGCCTACACGGCACTGCTCATCGGCGGCGCCGCCCGGGTGCTGGGTCCGGTCATCGGATCGATCATCTTCTGGTTCCTCATGGCCGGCATCGGCGCCTTCTTCAGCCAGGCCACGTCAGGCCTGGATCCCCTCATCCCCGACTTCCTGATGACCAACACCCAGGCCAGCCTGGTCCGGCTCGTGCTCGTCGGGCTGGGTCTGATGCTGCTGATGATCTATCGACCACAAGGAATCTTCGGCGACCGCAAGGAGTTGGCCATCGATGCCCGCTGA
- a CDS encoding branched-chain amino acid ABC transporter permease, which translates to MQRRLTALFAAVAILMLVAPTAAFAEESPDPTPSPTASAPAAPATPPDGPSIGVLLLDSTGDGDSKPVPDATLVVTDEDGDEVGEGETGPEGRVFIAVPERGTYTVTIDTDTLPDGVELSGEEESRTVQVVLDGPTFAQFQIGVDAIEAVPFSDRFIEAMVSGIKFGLIVALAALGLSLIFGTTKLTNFSHGELITFGAIATYVANRGLGLPVVFAGIAAVAASALFGYLQDKMLWKPLRNKGVGIIAMMIVSIGFGLFLRNVYQYTFGGSRRSLSEYVSQGRDDYGFVSLAPKEIAIMGIALVTLVVVVTALMTTRLGKAMRAVSDNPALSASSGMRVDGVISSVWVLGTALTGLSGVLLAVNSQVNFLMGFRLLLLVFAAVTLGGLGTIWGALVGSMIIGIMVEVGPLFGVPTSIKEVGALVVLILILLVRPQGILGRRERIG; encoded by the coding sequence GTGCAACGCCGACTGACGGCCCTCTTCGCTGCTGTGGCGATCCTCATGCTGGTGGCTCCGACCGCCGCGTTCGCCGAGGAGAGCCCGGACCCGACCCCGTCGCCCACGGCCTCCGCGCCGGCAGCGCCCGCCACCCCGCCCGACGGGCCCTCCATCGGTGTCCTGCTGCTCGACAGCACCGGCGACGGCGACAGCAAGCCCGTCCCCGACGCCACCCTCGTGGTGACCGACGAGGACGGCGACGAGGTGGGCGAGGGTGAGACCGGACCCGAAGGTCGCGTGTTCATCGCGGTGCCCGAGCGGGGCACCTACACCGTGACCATCGACACCGACACCCTGCCGGACGGCGTGGAGCTCAGCGGCGAGGAGGAGAGCCGCACCGTCCAGGTCGTGCTCGACGGCCCGACGTTCGCGCAGTTCCAGATCGGCGTCGACGCGATCGAGGCCGTGCCGTTCTCGGACCGGTTCATCGAGGCCATGGTCTCGGGCATCAAGTTCGGCCTGATCGTGGCGCTGGCCGCCCTCGGGCTCTCGTTGATCTTCGGCACCACCAAGCTCACCAACTTCTCGCACGGCGAGCTGATCACCTTCGGTGCGATCGCCACCTACGTGGCCAACCGCGGCCTCGGCCTGCCGGTCGTCTTCGCCGGCATCGCCGCCGTCGCGGCCTCCGCGCTCTTCGGGTACCTGCAGGACAAGATGCTGTGGAAGCCGCTGCGCAACAAGGGCGTCGGCATCATCGCCATGATGATCGTGTCGATCGGTTTCGGGCTGTTCCTGCGCAACGTCTACCAGTACACCTTCGGTGGATCGCGCCGCTCGCTGTCGGAGTACGTCAGCCAGGGTCGGGACGACTACGGTTTCGTCTCCCTGGCGCCCAAGGAGATCGCGATCATGGGCATCGCGCTCGTGACCCTGGTGGTCGTGGTCACCGCACTGATGACCACCCGGCTGGGCAAGGCCATGCGGGCGGTGTCGGACAACCCGGCCCTGTCGGCGTCGTCGGGCATGCGCGTCGACGGCGTGATCTCGTCGGTCTGGGTGCTCGGCACCGCCCTCACGGGGCTCTCCGGCGTCCTGCTGGCCGTCAACAGCCAGGTCAACTTCCTCATGGGGTTCCGCCTGCTGCTGCTGGTCTTCGCGGCCGTCACCCTCGGCGGGCTCGGCACCATCTGGGGCGCACTGGTCGGATCGATGATCATCGGCATCATGGTCGAGGTCGGTCCGCTGTTCGGTGTGCCCACCTCGATCAAGGAGGTGGGCGCCCTCGTGGTGCTCATCCTCATCCTGCTGGTCAGACCACAAGGAATCCTCGGCCGCCGCGAGCGGATCGGGTAA
- a CDS encoding DUF554 domain-containing protein produces MFIGIGTLTNVVTVLVGGGLGLLIGGRLDERIRSTVTTALGLVTLLIAADAAVAVGDPALTDAVGTSAPMLIVLGSLLIGGIVGSWWRLEDRLTAVGGWLQRRLVRRDAGESPDTDGVDRRARFVEGFVISSLVFCVGPLTILGSFQEGIGNGPDQLWLKSLLDGFAALAFAASLGVGVLASALAVAVVQGGLTLVGVAAGSVLPEAHLAAITATGGLILIGVALRLLDLKSFPVADLLPALLVAPLLTAVVLSF; encoded by the coding sequence ATGTTCATCGGCATCGGCACGCTCACCAACGTGGTGACCGTGCTCGTGGGCGGCGGGCTCGGCCTGCTGATCGGTGGTCGCCTCGACGAGAGGATCCGCTCGACCGTCACCACGGCGCTCGGGCTGGTGACGCTGCTGATCGCTGCCGACGCCGCCGTCGCCGTCGGCGACCCGGCCCTCACCGATGCGGTCGGCACCAGCGCGCCGATGCTGATCGTCCTGGGATCGCTGCTGATCGGCGGCATCGTGGGGTCCTGGTGGCGACTCGAGGACCGCCTGACGGCCGTGGGCGGCTGGTTGCAGCGGCGCCTCGTCCGGCGGGACGCCGGCGAATCCCCCGACACCGACGGCGTCGACCGGCGGGCGCGGTTCGTCGAGGGATTCGTGATCAGCTCCCTCGTGTTCTGCGTCGGCCCGCTCACCATCCTCGGCTCCTTCCAGGAGGGCATCGGCAACGGGCCCGACCAGTTGTGGCTGAAGTCCCTGCTCGACGGGTTCGCCGCTCTGGCGTTCGCCGCGTCCCTCGGGGTCGGGGTGCTCGCATCCGCGCTGGCGGTGGCCGTCGTCCAGGGCGGCCTGACCCTCGTGGGGGTCGCGGCCGGCTCGGTGCTGCCGGAGGCTCACCTCGCCGCCATCACGGCGACCGGCGGACTCATCCTCATCGGCGTCGCGCTGCGGCTGCTGGACCTCAAGTCCTTCCCGGTCGCCGACCTGCTCCCCGCCCTGCTGGTGGCTCCACTCCTGACCGCCGTCGTCCTGTCGTTCTGA
- a CDS encoding GNAT family N-acetyltransferase codes for MAARSPVVLRDAGLADAAALIELWEDGVAAGLDADAGQQQSLWRRPTVDEASLTLTEHQSRSGSRVIVALVDDEIVGATVCQITTLTPITPTRVLVVTDLQVSTRHRRRGVAWALLSAVADHGDDHDCEVVLACIPAQAREPHRYLTKVGFSQVAVLRAIQASKLRSRLTARSTHSRETGRMIAVRRTLRRRQGARPTA; via the coding sequence ATGGCCGCCAGGTCACCGGTCGTGCTGCGGGACGCCGGTCTCGCCGATGCGGCCGCCCTGATCGAGCTCTGGGAGGACGGGGTGGCGGCCGGTCTGGACGCCGACGCCGGCCAGCAGCAGTCCCTGTGGCGGCGTCCGACGGTCGACGAGGCGTCGCTCACCCTGACCGAGCACCAGTCCCGCTCGGGCAGTCGGGTGATCGTGGCGCTGGTCGACGACGAGATCGTGGGTGCGACGGTCTGCCAGATCACGACCCTCACCCCGATCACGCCGACCCGGGTCCTGGTGGTCACCGACCTGCAGGTCTCGACCCGTCACCGACGCCGCGGCGTGGCCTGGGCCCTGCTGTCCGCCGTCGCCGACCACGGTGACGACCACGACTGCGAGGTCGTGCTGGCGTGCATCCCCGCGCAGGCGCGGGAGCCGCACCGCTACCTCACCAAGGTCGGGTTCAGCCAGGTGGCGGTGCTGCGGGCGATCCAGGCCAGCAAGCTGCGGTCACGACTGACCGCCCGGTCGACCCACTCCCGCGAGACGGGTCGGATGATCGCGGTGCGGCGCACCCTGCGCCGGCGCCAGGGCGCACGGCCGACCGCCTGA